One Turneriella parva DSM 21527 genomic region harbors:
- the mazG gene encoding nucleoside triphosphate pyrophosphohydrolase, with the protein MKTPPVTDDALRDLLQVARDLRDKNGGCPWDLEQTHESLAKHAIEEACELVEIIERGTDPANDSDLKEELGDVLFQVVIHAQLAAEEGRFTFADVARAIADKLVTRHPHVYGDLTVGDSKTVLRNWEAIKARERDKRAARAGGGRVSYLDGVPKNLAALQRAARLGEKAARLGFDWPAGEEGLVAVREKVTEEFEELRLARSEGIERSEEELGDLLFALAQYSRLLGIDPEGALRKACGKFETRFRLMEQDLSAPLSSGEKLSAKTWNEAWERAKQVQR; encoded by the coding sequence ATGAAAACGCCCCCCGTCACCGACGATGCGCTGCGTGATCTGTTGCAGGTGGCGCGCGACCTCAGAGACAAGAACGGCGGCTGCCCCTGGGATCTCGAACAGACACACGAGTCGCTCGCCAAACATGCCATCGAAGAAGCCTGCGAGTTGGTCGAAATCATCGAACGCGGCACCGACCCCGCAAATGACAGCGACCTGAAAGAAGAACTCGGTGACGTGCTCTTTCAGGTCGTCATTCACGCGCAGCTCGCCGCAGAAGAAGGGCGTTTCACTTTTGCCGATGTGGCGCGCGCGATTGCGGATAAACTTGTGACACGGCATCCGCACGTTTATGGCGACCTGACAGTCGGTGATTCGAAAACTGTTCTCAGAAACTGGGAGGCCATCAAGGCGCGCGAGCGCGACAAGAGAGCCGCGAGGGCGGGTGGTGGCAGGGTGTCGTATCTCGACGGAGTACCCAAAAACCTCGCCGCCTTGCAGCGCGCCGCGCGCCTGGGTGAAAAAGCCGCGCGGCTGGGGTTCGACTGGCCAGCCGGCGAAGAGGGTCTCGTCGCCGTACGGGAAAAGGTCACAGAAGAGTTCGAAGAGTTGCGGTTGGCCCGGTCTGAAGGTATAGAGCGCAGCGAAGAAGAGCTGGGTGATCTGCTGTTCGCCCTGGCGCAGTATTCGCGGCTATTGGGCATTGACCCCGAAGGGGCGCTGCGCAAGGCTTGCGGCAAATTTGAAACACGTTTCAGATTGATGGAGCAAGACTTGTCGGCGCCGCTCAGCAGCGGTGAAAAGCTCAGCGCCAAAACCTGGAACGAGGCCTGGGAGAGAGCGAAACAG
- a CDS encoding polysaccharide biosynthesis protein gives MQLRLKPQTLTGIGDFLLLAGGYAVYLHWVNLSPYWAIPVSALHVAALVALKLYRANLRFLSLYALRTLFVVSLVGVMVAVANGFYAGGNHLAEAAALMVFQNSATLVHRLFWYFRLNPETRFKKQGLTPVIIYGAGTVAHHLLQDLSAEDLLGKYQIAAIVDNDKQKSGGHVGPYRIHAGSELRALAEKHNAAEIWFTMPATPDFLREVMDNLQNLSITYKLVPRKLAQFAPDVRKLRIEDLIRRPEIRLDESRLITALKSKRVLITGAAGSIGRELARQIKALVPARLTLIDQWEHGVYQLEQEFNADNIFCAIADVRNERRLHDIIAAEKPQVIFHAAAYKHVPLMESNHLQAIETNILGTWHLIGAISKYLKENSAAEPVRLVNISTDKAVAPENIMGITKRLAELIVYNSGMKSVGRLQTASVRFGNVLGSSGSVVPLFWEQIQQGGPLTVTHPDMERFFMTIPEAVRLVLQAASLPEEAETILALDMGKPVRIVELAERLILLAGKKPHEDIQIVYSGIRPGEKLKEELFWEKDSVRTAIPFIFRSTAELKSLDVEDFLLKLREALEGEHSRSWYKEFLLRFV, from the coding sequence ATGCAGTTACGTTTGAAACCGCAGACACTCACGGGAATCGGTGACTTTCTGCTGCTTGCGGGTGGTTATGCGGTCTACTTACATTGGGTAAATCTCTCGCCGTACTGGGCGATACCTGTTTCGGCGCTGCACGTCGCTGCGCTCGTGGCGCTGAAGCTCTACCGGGCGAACCTGCGGTTTCTGAGTCTTTACGCTTTGCGCACTCTGTTCGTGGTGTCGTTGGTCGGCGTCATGGTCGCCGTGGCGAATGGCTTTTACGCCGGTGGCAACCATTTGGCAGAGGCCGCGGCGCTCATGGTGTTTCAGAACTCGGCGACGCTGGTGCACCGGCTCTTCTGGTACTTTCGCCTCAACCCTGAAACCCGGTTCAAGAAGCAGGGCCTGACGCCGGTCATCATCTATGGCGCTGGCACAGTTGCGCACCACCTGCTGCAAGACCTTTCGGCCGAAGATCTGCTCGGCAAATACCAGATAGCAGCGATCGTCGACAACGACAAACAGAAGTCGGGTGGTCATGTCGGCCCCTACCGTATTCACGCCGGTTCTGAACTGAGGGCACTCGCTGAAAAGCACAACGCCGCTGAAATCTGGTTCACGATGCCCGCGACACCCGATTTTTTGCGGGAGGTGATGGATAATCTGCAAAACCTGAGCATCACGTACAAACTGGTACCGCGCAAGCTGGCGCAGTTTGCTCCCGATGTGCGCAAGCTGCGCATCGAAGACCTCATTCGCCGGCCCGAAATAAGACTCGATGAATCGAGGCTGATTACAGCGCTGAAATCTAAACGCGTGCTCATCACCGGTGCCGCAGGATCAATCGGCCGTGAGCTCGCGCGGCAGATTAAAGCTCTGGTACCGGCAAGGCTCACACTGATCGACCAGTGGGAACACGGGGTCTACCAGCTCGAACAAGAGTTTAATGCAGACAATATTTTCTGCGCGATCGCCGACGTGCGCAATGAGCGGCGGCTTCACGATATTATCGCCGCAGAAAAACCCCAGGTGATCTTTCACGCAGCGGCCTACAAGCATGTGCCCCTCATGGAATCAAATCACCTGCAGGCGATCGAAACGAATATTCTGGGCACCTGGCACCTGATAGGCGCGATCTCAAAATACCTTAAAGAAAACAGCGCCGCAGAGCCGGTGCGGCTGGTGAATATCTCGACCGACAAGGCGGTCGCGCCCGAAAACATTATGGGCATCACCAAAAGACTCGCAGAACTGATTGTTTATAACTCGGGCATGAAAAGTGTTGGCCGCTTGCAGACCGCAAGCGTTCGGTTCGGCAATGTTCTGGGTTCGTCGGGGTCTGTCGTGCCGCTCTTTTGGGAGCAGATTCAGCAAGGCGGCCCTCTCACCGTCACACACCCCGATATGGAACGCTTTTTTATGACAATTCCCGAAGCGGTGCGCCTGGTGCTGCAAGCGGCGTCTTTGCCCGAAGAGGCCGAAACGATTCTGGCACTCGATATGGGTAAGCCGGTGCGCATCGTCGAACTCGCTGAACGGCTGATTCTACTCGCGGGCAAAAAACCGCATGAAGACATTCAGATTGTCTATTCAGGCATTCGCCCTGGTGAAAAACTGAAAGAAGAACTTTTCTGGGAGAAAGATTCAGTACGCACTGCAATCCCTTTTATATTCAGGTCTACAGCCGAGCTCAAGTCACTGGATGTTGAGGATTTCTTGCTCAAACTGCGCGAAGCCCTCGAAGGCGAGCATTCTCGCTCGTGGTACAAAGAATTTTTGCTGCGTTTTGTTTGA
- a CDS encoding lysylphosphatidylglycerol synthase transmembrane domain-containing protein — protein sequence MRRRVLSIIKIVLTLAISGGCLYFAARNLEFSAIRSEFADMQVLPALIAAAVAVIALSLRAWRWHQVIRREHDFAFSNTYWANAIGYLANNILPARAGEVIRSVVLALSANIRKTLVLATALTERMLDAAVLLLLAWCMLFFTVELPPAFRTIWTIVLPVVLLLVVVAFIAPKMQAFWVRLIHLMPLGGAFKMRLEAFLNGLLDGIRVFHHPAFLLQFLIYTVIIWFIDAFMFKSLAAAFGGELTVAQSVIFVAIIGFASSVPSTPGYVGVYQAIAVALLPVFGMKESQAFLAVSFFQVMFLCVTLGLGGYGWFVMQRRIGKARLAREIEEAES from the coding sequence ATGCGCAGGCGGGTTTTGAGTATCATAAAAATCGTTCTCACGCTCGCAATTTCGGGTGGCTGTCTGTACTTCGCCGCGCGCAATCTTGAATTCTCTGCAATTCGCAGCGAGTTTGCCGATATGCAGGTATTGCCTGCACTGATTGCTGCCGCGGTTGCGGTGATCGCGCTCTCGCTGCGTGCCTGGCGTTGGCACCAGGTAATTCGCCGCGAGCATGACTTTGCGTTCAGCAACACCTACTGGGCAAATGCTATTGGTTATCTCGCGAACAACATTCTACCCGCGCGCGCAGGCGAAGTGATACGTTCTGTGGTGCTGGCGTTGAGCGCGAATATTCGCAAGACCTTGGTGCTCGCGACAGCGCTCACCGAGCGCATGCTCGACGCAGCGGTTTTGCTGCTTCTGGCCTGGTGCATGCTGTTTTTCACGGTAGAGCTGCCGCCGGCGTTTCGCACCATTTGGACAATCGTGCTACCCGTGGTGCTGCTGCTCGTTGTGGTTGCGTTCATCGCCCCGAAAATGCAGGCGTTCTGGGTGAGGCTGATTCACCTAATGCCGCTCGGCGGCGCATTCAAGATGCGCCTTGAAGCCTTTTTGAACGGGTTGCTCGACGGCATTCGCGTGTTTCATCACCCGGCATTTCTCTTGCAGTTTCTGATCTATACCGTCATTATCTGGTTTATCGATGCTTTCATGTTCAAGTCGCTCGCGGCGGCCTTCGGGGGCGAATTGACGGTTGCGCAGTCGGTGATTTTTGTTGCTATCATCGGGTTTGCGAGTAGTGTTCCCTCGACGCCAGGCTATGTGGGTGTGTACCAGGCAATCGCTGTGGCTCTGTTGCCGGTTTTCGGCATGAAAGAAAGCCAGGCATTTCTCGCGGTGTCGTTCTTTCAGGTGATGTTTCTGTGTGTCACATTAGGGCTAGGCGGCTACGGCTGGTTCGTTATGCAGCGCCGAATCGGCAAGGCCAGACTTGCCCGTGAGATCGAAGAAGCAGAAAGCTGA
- a CDS encoding adenylate/guanylate cyclase domain-containing protein, whose protein sequence is MAYRRLIGASASEDRLEKLIEDRLKPGADKERIDSRIWDLFGETWAIMFTDLSGFSRNVAKFGIIHFLQTIYESERLLIPLIEENDGILLKAEGDSLLVIFRNPDKAVQAAVAMQRQLLQYNTDKTDEEKVLLCVGLGYGPVLRIGDIDVFGHEVNSASKLGEDTAKAYEILVTPAVREVFKSRADVKFTEADGHFSLSWRE, encoded by the coding sequence ATGGCATACCGAAGGCTGATTGGCGCAAGCGCGAGCGAAGACAGACTCGAAAAGCTGATCGAAGACCGGCTGAAGCCCGGCGCAGATAAAGAGCGCATCGACAGCCGCATATGGGATCTCTTCGGCGAAACGTGGGCTATTATGTTCACCGATCTTTCGGGGTTTTCGCGCAACGTTGCGAAATTTGGTATCATTCACTTTTTGCAGACGATATACGAATCAGAGCGCCTGTTGATTCCCCTGATTGAAGAAAACGATGGCATTCTGCTGAAGGCCGAAGGTGACAGCCTGCTGGTGATTTTTCGCAATCCCGATAAGGCGGTGCAGGCTGCGGTCGCGATGCAGCGGCAACTCTTGCAGTATAATACCGACAAGACCGACGAAGAAAAGGTTCTACTCTGCGTCGGTCTCGGTTACGGCCCGGTGCTTCGTATCGGCGATATCGATGTTTTTGGCCACGAGGTCAATTCGGCGAGCAAACTCGGTGAAGACACAGCGAAAGCCTATGAAATTCTGGTGACACCTGCCGTGCGAGAAGTTTTCAAGAGTCGTGCGGATGTCAAATTCACCGAAGCCGATGGCCATTTCAGCCTCAGCTGGCGCGAGTGA
- a CDS encoding OmpA family protein — MKKLFITALIGALTIGFAACSSTEEKKAEVTPPPAAPEPAPAANTRSAGLDSGVDSANEKLAKVAVVGLPAFDAKGAGASAKGSLATVKEVVAEMPEGYVLEITGHHNQHPEKDKRKDDGKGGLSRQRAKDVYNYFVKNGIPKEKMTYRGAGSAERDENLSREKNRRVTFKVVKAG, encoded by the coding sequence ATGAAAAAACTATTCATCACAGCGCTCATCGGCGCGCTCACTATTGGCTTTGCTGCCTGTAGTTCAACAGAAGAAAAAAAAGCTGAGGTCACACCACCGCCTGCAGCGCCAGAGCCCGCGCCTGCCGCGAATACGCGTTCAGCCGGTCTTGACTCAGGCGTAGACTCGGCCAACGAGAAGCTCGCCAAAGTCGCGGTTGTGGGTTTGCCCGCTTTTGACGCGAAAGGCGCAGGTGCGTCGGCAAAAGGTTCGCTCGCAACCGTCAAAGAAGTTGTCGCTGAAATGCCAGAAGGTTACGTGCTCGAAATCACCGGCCACCATAACCAGCACCCTGAAAAAGATAAGCGCAAAGACGACGGCAAAGGCGGCCTCTCACGCCAGCGCGCCAAAGACGTTTACAACTATTTCGTGAAAAACGGAATCCCCAAAGAAAAGATGACGTATCGCGGTGCGGGCTCTGCAGAACGTGACGAGAACCTCTCGCGTGAAAAGAACCGCCGCGTGACATTTAAAGTCGTTAAGGCCGGCTGA
- a CDS encoding fatty acid desaturase family protein codes for MLRYAADWRTLFFVAIYCTLVYVGFAFWEQMEIWQVVLLFIAMCNFSFFSAVMVHNTIHCPIFQQRWMNKVFQHFLSFCYGHAVSAFVPGHNFSHHKYTQREKDVMRTTKMRWRWNLLNQLFFFHTMLPDIMRDENRFVSAMRKERPAWFWQYWTEMIIFIATQAVLAYLNWKAFLLLVLIPHHYGVWGIVGVNFWQHDGCDPDHQYNHSRTFTGKLLNWFAFNNGYHGMHHDQPTLHWSLLPEYHNRLIHPHIHPALEQKSLVVYLWKTLIYPAKRLTYDGKPVVLPPKVKDGDWVAELRVNANALDLGAEA; via the coding sequence ATGCTCCGTTACGCTGCCGACTGGCGCACGCTCTTCTTTGTCGCTATCTATTGCACTCTGGTTTATGTGGGGTTCGCCTTCTGGGAGCAAATGGAGATATGGCAGGTCGTGCTGCTTTTTATTGCGATGTGTAATTTTTCATTCTTCAGCGCAGTCATGGTCCATAATACCATACACTGCCCCATATTTCAGCAACGGTGGATGAATAAAGTCTTTCAGCATTTTCTCTCTTTTTGCTACGGCCACGCCGTGAGTGCGTTCGTACCGGGTCACAACTTCAGCCACCACAAATACACGCAGCGTGAAAAAGATGTGATGCGCACGACGAAGATGCGCTGGCGCTGGAACCTTCTGAACCAGCTGTTTTTCTTTCATACGATGCTACCCGATATCATGCGCGATGAAAATCGCTTCGTCAGCGCCATGCGCAAAGAGCGTCCGGCATGGTTCTGGCAATACTGGACAGAAATGATTATTTTTATCGCGACGCAGGCAGTGCTCGCATACCTGAACTGGAAAGCATTTCTGCTGCTCGTACTGATTCCGCACCACTACGGCGTTTGGGGCATTGTCGGGGTTAATTTTTGGCAGCACGACGGCTGTGACCCTGACCATCAATACAACCACTCGCGCACCTTCACCGGCAAGCTGCTCAATTGGTTTGCCTTTAACAATGGTTACCACGGCATGCACCACGACCAGCCAACACTGCATTGGAGCCTTCTGCCAGAATACCACAACAGACTTATACATCCGCATATTCACCCAGCGCTCGAGCAGAAAAGCCTTGTGGTTTATCTTTGGAAAACACTGATCTACCCCGCAAAGCGCCTGACCTATGACGGCAAACCGGTTGTACTGCCCCCGAAAGTAAAAGACGGTGATTGGGTTGCCGAGCTGCGTGTGAATGCCAACGCGCTCGATCTCGGAGCCGAAGCTTAA
- a CDS encoding DUF2225 domain-containing protein, with protein MATAAANNQKKISYRAKEVTKCPVCATTHFKEELLSGSGRLIAGKLTQELQRLYEDNKKWGKINPLVYHVQVCPKCLFAAFPKDFTTLTSEEILALKNTVAHRQKVVETFFGKYDMGENRSIVHGAIAYMLNVDCYHLRGPASAPTPKKAVSAIRAAWLLDDLFKEANYRPYDKLRDFYYVEAARYYKRVLDTMTSGIEPMEESAYILGPSLDFNWAFDGVIYLNSYLTRKFIDQMATNPKDKYAIMDSSRRYLSKLYGSGKSSKSRPSVIIDMAKELYDEMGKMMERFRIEYDPAFAEQKAKEAAEAAAIVAAAQKA; from the coding sequence ATGGCAACTGCCGCGGCCAACAACCAAAAGAAGATTTCATACCGGGCCAAAGAGGTCACGAAATGCCCGGTCTGCGCAACGACGCATTTTAAAGAAGAATTGTTATCGGGCAGCGGGCGCCTCATTGCCGGCAAACTGACGCAAGAACTGCAGCGCCTTTACGAAGACAATAAAAAGTGGGGAAAAATCAACCCGCTCGTCTACCACGTGCAGGTGTGCCCAAAATGCCTGTTTGCTGCTTTTCCCAAAGATTTCACGACACTCACCTCAGAAGAAATTCTTGCGTTAAAGAACACTGTCGCGCACAGACAGAAAGTCGTTGAAACGTTTTTTGGCAAATATGACATGGGCGAAAACCGCAGCATCGTTCACGGCGCGATCGCGTACATGCTCAATGTCGACTGCTACCACCTGCGTGGGCCGGCGAGTGCACCGACCCCCAAAAAGGCCGTTTCAGCGATACGCGCCGCATGGCTGCTCGACGATCTCTTCAAAGAAGCAAACTATCGCCCCTATGATAAACTGCGTGACTTTTATTATGTCGAGGCCGCCCGTTATTACAAGCGGGTGCTCGACACGATGACCTCGGGCATTGAACCGATGGAAGAATCGGCGTACATTCTCGGCCCATCGCTTGACTTTAACTGGGCATTTGATGGCGTCATTTATTTGAATTCGTATCTGACACGCAAGTTCATCGACCAGATGGCAACCAACCCCAAAGATAAATATGCTATTATGGATAGTTCGCGCCGCTACCTGTCAAAGCTCTATGGCAGCGGCAAATCGTCAAAAAGCCGGCCGTCGGTGATTATCGACATGGCCAAAGAACTCTATGACGAGATGGGCAAAATGATGGAGCGCTTTCGTATTGAATACGACCCCGCATTTGCAGAACAAAAGGCCAAAGAGGCAGCAGAAGCTGCTGCCATCGTCGCGGCGGCTCAGAAAGCTTAA
- a CDS encoding bifunctional alpha,alpha-trehalose-phosphate synthase (UDP-forming)/trehalose-phosphatase, translated as MQLIVVSNRLPFEFRESGGRMRVKQSTGGVATGINSYIASRRKETENFQHKWVGWPGEIAPEKFAAYSESVGDTFVPVFLSPDQMEKFYDGFCNKTLWPLFHSFPMLTQYDDEYWRVYVEVNIEYCNRIAEIVKPGDIIFVNDYHLMLLPRLLRDLFPENQICFFLHIPFPHFELFRLLPGRWRADLLAGLVAADLVGFHTHEYREHFLHCVRRILGFEHALGEITVQDRVCKAETFPMGIDYDLYAGDGAQAGQELSVPGLRKILSIDRLDYTKGILNRLEGYRLFLEKFPAMHGRVQLHVVAVPSRVGVDKYQDLKTQLDEQIGRINGRFSRADWAPIFYQYTNLSTREVIGLYRTTDIALVTPLRDGMNLIAKEYLAARTDGSGVLILSEMAGAAGELTGAIMINPNSCSEIADAIKQALEIPRSEQIERNEPMRAYLREQNIHSWLGEIMECLNETQQSRNSERKKYLAFDVERSVVEAYRSAKRRSLFLDYDGTLVGFAAKPEDAVPGPGLISVLQNLCDDARTDLFIVSGRNREFLSLHFADKRIGLVAEHGAFYRPAHSSEWTPLVPAGADWFLKIAPIMQKYHRRLPGTTIEQKERSIVFHYRRAQGDMGFIRERILELYDTLLQFTASMNIDVIQGNNNVEVRNNGVNKGVALMALSRHQRYDFILAAGDDTTDEDMFRMLPATSHTIKVGRARSAARYILRDQTEVISFLAKLSAH; from the coding sequence ATGCAACTCATTGTCGTCTCGAATCGGTTGCCATTCGAATTCAGAGAATCGGGCGGTAGAATGCGCGTCAAGCAGTCGACCGGTGGCGTCGCCACGGGTATCAACTCGTATATTGCCTCGCGACGTAAAGAAACTGAAAATTTTCAGCACAAGTGGGTGGGCTGGCCCGGAGAAATTGCGCCCGAAAAATTCGCCGCATACAGTGAATCGGTAGGCGACACATTCGTACCGGTGTTTCTCTCGCCAGACCAAATGGAGAAATTCTACGACGGATTCTGCAACAAGACCCTGTGGCCGCTTTTCCATTCATTTCCGATGCTGACGCAATACGATGATGAATACTGGCGGGTCTATGTTGAGGTGAACATCGAATACTGTAACCGCATCGCCGAGATTGTCAAGCCGGGGGATATAATTTTCGTCAACGACTACCACCTGATGCTGCTGCCGCGCCTGTTGCGAGACCTTTTCCCGGAAAACCAAATTTGTTTCTTTCTGCACATTCCGTTTCCACATTTTGAACTGTTTCGACTGCTGCCCGGGCGGTGGCGGGCCGATTTGCTCGCAGGGCTGGTTGCTGCCGATCTCGTCGGCTTTCATACGCATGAATACCGTGAGCACTTTTTGCACTGCGTTCGCCGAATTCTCGGGTTTGAACACGCTCTCGGTGAAATTACCGTGCAAGACAGGGTATGCAAGGCTGAAACGTTTCCAATGGGTATCGATTATGATCTCTACGCGGGCGATGGAGCACAAGCTGGTCAAGAACTCTCTGTGCCTGGACTCAGAAAAATTTTGTCCATAGACCGCCTCGATTACACGAAAGGGATTCTCAATCGTCTCGAAGGTTATCGGCTCTTTCTTGAGAAATTTCCCGCAATGCACGGGCGCGTGCAGCTGCACGTCGTCGCAGTGCCGAGCCGGGTTGGCGTCGACAAATACCAAGACCTGAAGACGCAGCTCGACGAGCAGATTGGTCGCATCAATGGCCGTTTTTCAAGAGCTGACTGGGCGCCGATTTTCTACCAATATACAAACCTATCGACCCGTGAAGTCATAGGGCTCTACCGCACGACCGATATCGCGCTGGTGACTCCGCTTAGAGATGGTATGAACCTGATAGCGAAAGAATATCTGGCGGCGAGAACCGACGGTTCGGGTGTGCTGATCTTGAGCGAGATGGCGGGTGCGGCAGGTGAGCTGACCGGTGCGATCATGATAAACCCCAATAGCTGTTCAGAGATCGCAGACGCCATCAAGCAGGCGCTCGAAATTCCCCGAAGTGAGCAGATCGAACGCAATGAACCCATGCGTGCCTATCTGCGCGAACAGAATATCCATTCGTGGTTGGGCGAGATTATGGAATGCCTCAACGAAACGCAGCAAAGCAGAAACTCCGAACGTAAAAAATATCTTGCGTTTGATGTCGAACGCTCAGTCGTCGAAGCGTACAGATCTGCGAAGCGGCGCTCGCTGTTTCTCGATTACGACGGCACACTTGTCGGTTTTGCCGCCAAACCTGAAGATGCAGTGCCCGGCCCCGGGCTGATATCCGTCTTGCAGAACCTTTGCGATGACGCGCGAACGGACCTCTTTATCGTTAGCGGCCGCAATCGAGAATTCTTGAGTCTGCATTTCGCTGACAAGCGCATTGGCCTTGTGGCAGAACACGGAGCCTTTTATCGCCCGGCGCACTCAAGCGAATGGACGCCGCTGGTGCCGGCGGGCGCCGATTGGTTTTTGAAGATTGCCCCCATTATGCAAAAGTACCATCGGCGTCTGCCGGGTACAACTATCGAACAGAAAGAACGGTCGATTGTCTTTCATTACCGCCGGGCGCAAGGTGATATGGGCTTTATTCGCGAAAGAATTTTAGAACTGTATGACACGCTTCTGCAATTCACGGCGAGCATGAATATTGATGTTATTCAGGGCAATAACAATGTTGAGGTACGCAACAACGGTGTGAATAAAGGTGTTGCGCTTATGGCACTCTCTCGCCACCAGCGGTACGATTTTATTCTCGCTGCGGGTGACGACACGACCGACGAAGACATGTTTCGCATGCTGCCGGCGACGAGCCACACTATCAAGGTGGGCAGGGCACGCAGCGCCGCGCGCTATATTCTGCGTGATCAAACTGAGGTAATTTCGTTTCTGGCAAAGTTGTCTGCTCATTGA
- a CDS encoding glycoside hydrolase family 15 protein translates to MTEASTKNTNYDSLSLASYGVIGDTRTAVLVSATGSIDWACFPDFDSPSVFGRLLGRGAGEFSIAPTDAYRSHQFYESGTNIVVTEFVCDSGRLRVRDFMPYVPNRKVATAEIHRTVECIEGQVRVRLFFSPRFNYGREKANVVVKSHGAIFSAAENSLTLSSPTPLSASDGAAGTTFTMATGEELSFVADWGATEVYPVRSYQTYRRIWETRKAWRQWIGRLAYHGRYRDAVERSLLTLKLLSYEPTGAIIAAPTTSLPEWIGGSRNWDYRYTWIRDSAFILGAFFRAGFIDEGTAYFDFILKRVFKGRDLRILYDIHGRENPTEAELQHLEGYAGSGPVRIGNGAAEQHQLDIYGSLLDAAWLYYQHGGVITSTEWQALTDIIALVMNKWRDTDSGIWEARSEEQHYTYSKIWAWVALDRAVKLASRLGLVDQVETWAREADTIKAHVLEGAWNESLQSFTQYYGSPTIDAALLVMAETGFIDVNDARFVSTLEKIKNSLGDELTPLFYRYDSGAFDDGIREPEGRFLLMSFWYIDCLILLKKLPEARAALEQMIAMATPLGLYSECLDTAADTPYRFLGNFPQGFSHLGLVNSIFKLDQMRRAMEAGDA, encoded by the coding sequence ATGACTGAAGCAAGCACGAAAAATACTAACTACGATTCGCTCTCGCTGGCCAGTTACGGGGTAATCGGCGATACGCGCACAGCGGTTCTTGTATCGGCCACCGGCTCAATCGATTGGGCATGTTTTCCCGATTTTGATTCCCCTTCAGTTTTTGGCCGCCTTCTCGGCCGCGGTGCGGGAGAGTTCTCAATAGCGCCGACCGATGCGTACCGCTCGCATCAATTTTATGAATCGGGAACCAACATCGTGGTTACAGAATTTGTCTGCGATTCGGGTCGGTTGCGAGTGCGCGATTTTATGCCTTATGTACCGAATCGCAAAGTAGCGACGGCAGAAATTCACCGAACCGTAGAATGCATCGAAGGCCAGGTGCGCGTGCGATTGTTTTTTTCACCTCGATTCAACTACGGCCGCGAAAAGGCAAATGTGGTGGTGAAATCGCATGGGGCGATCTTCTCGGCTGCTGAAAATTCACTGACACTTTCATCGCCCACACCATTGTCAGCGAGCGACGGAGCCGCCGGCACCACGTTCACAATGGCGACAGGCGAAGAGCTTTCATTTGTCGCCGACTGGGGAGCAACTGAAGTTTACCCGGTGCGCAGTTACCAGACTTATCGCCGCATCTGGGAAACGCGCAAGGCGTGGCGACAATGGATTGGCCGACTTGCCTACCACGGCAGATACCGTGATGCAGTTGAACGTTCGCTGTTAACGCTGAAATTACTTTCTTACGAACCGACAGGCGCCATAATCGCAGCGCCGACGACGTCATTACCCGAATGGATAGGCGGCTCGCGCAATTGGGATTACCGCTACACATGGATTCGCGACTCTGCGTTTATTCTGGGGGCGTTTTTTCGTGCGGGGTTTATCGATGAAGGCACAGCCTATTTTGATTTTATTCTGAAGAGGGTATTCAAGGGGCGTGATCTGCGCATTCTGTACGATATTCACGGCCGCGAAAACCCTACCGAAGCTGAGCTGCAGCACCTCGAAGGGTACGCTGGTTCTGGCCCGGTACGCATCGGCAACGGGGCCGCAGAGCAGCACCAACTCGACATCTATGGCAGCCTGCTCGATGCCGCCTGGTTATATTATCAGCACGGTGGAGTGATCACTTCAACAGAATGGCAGGCCTTAACAGACATCATCGCTCTCGTCATGAACAAATGGCGCGATACCGATTCAGGCATCTGGGAGGCGCGGTCAGAAGAGCAGCACTATACCTATTCGAAAATCTGGGCGTGGGTGGCGCTCGACCGCGCTGTGAAGCTGGCAAGCCGTCTGGGTCTTGTCGACCAGGTAGAAACGTGGGCACGTGAAGCCGACACCATTAAGGCGCACGTGCTTGAGGGCGCATGGAACGAATCATTGCAGAGCTTCACACAATATTATGGTTCACCGACTATTGATGCTGCTCTGCTCGTCATGGCCGAAACCGGGTTTATCGACGTGAATGATGCTCGTTTTGTCAGTACACTCGAAAAGATCAAAAACTCGCTGGGCGACGAGCTAACCCCGCTATTCTACCGTTATGATTCGGGTGCGTTCGACGACGGTATTCGCGAACCCGAAGGCCGCTTTTTGCTGATGTCGTTCTGGTATATCGATTGCCTGATTTTGCTGAAAAAACTGCCTGAGGCACGGGCGGCCCTCGAGCAAATGATTGCGATGGCAACACCGCTCGGCCTCTACAGCGAATGTTTAGACACCGCCGCAGATACTCCGTATCGCTTTCTGGGCAATTTTCCGCAAGGGTTCAGCCATCTCGGGCTGGTGAATTCGATTTTCAAGCTCGACCAGATGCGGCGCGCAATGGAAGCGGGTGACGCCTGA